The Xiphophorus hellerii strain 12219 chromosome 6, Xiphophorus_hellerii-4.1, whole genome shotgun sequence genomic interval ACAAAAGTGCAGCTTTGTGTGAGTTTACTGAGCTGCTGTCTAACCAGTCGTCTTTTCCTCTTCCCTCACAGGGGCGGCTGGTTCCTCCCATGAAGCCCAGAAAACCCTTTCCAGTGGGCCTGTGCTGCCTCGCGATCGGCCTCGTCATCTTCACTCTGGGACTGGTGCTGCCTTCCATTTACATCTATCGCTTCTACTTTATGTCCCAGGTTAGTCGAGTTAagaaacccccaaaacaaatctTGCCTCGAATCTTATCGAATCTGGACAAtgcaactgaaaataaaacatgctgacTCAGCGTTGTTTCATGACCTCACAGCAGATCCCAGAGGACAGCTTATTCCACTGCCGGGTCATCTACGATGACTCTGTGTACGCTCCCCTGAGAGGACGCCAAGAACTGGAGGAGAACGTGGGCATCTACCTTGAGGAGAACTATGAGCAGATCAGTGTTCCCGTGCCTCATTTTGGGGGCAGTGACCCAGCAGATATCGTCCATGACTTCCAGAGGGTAGGCAATAAAAAGTCTCATCCGCTTATCTAGACTCGCCGTATTTGAGTGTTGAAGactaaataatatttcttcttGATTCATTCCAGGGCCTCACAGCCTATTATGACATTGCCTTGGACAAATGCTACATCACTGAGTTGAACACAAC includes:
- the itm2cb gene encoding integral membrane protein 2Cb isoform X2 gives rise to the protein MKPRKPFPVGLCCLAIGLVIFTLGLVLPSIYIYRFYFMSQQIPEDSLFHCRVIYDDSVYAPLRGRQELEENVGIYLEENYEQISVPVPHFGGSDPADIVHDFQRGLTAYYDIALDKCYITELNTTAVMPPRSLWELLVNVKRGTYLPQTYIVQEEMVVTGRLRNMRQLGPFIHRLCFGKETYRLRRRNQRQRIERRETKKCHRIRHFENTFVVETVICDRF
- the itm2cb gene encoding integral membrane protein 2Cb isoform X1 codes for the protein MVKITFQSVSAQKPEKDQDVDKITLPQAHGRLVPPMKPRKPFPVGLCCLAIGLVIFTLGLVLPSIYIYRFYFMSQQIPEDSLFHCRVIYDDSVYAPLRGRQELEENVGIYLEENYEQISVPVPHFGGSDPADIVHDFQRGLTAYYDIALDKCYITELNTTAVMPPRSLWELLVNVKRGTYLPQTYIVQEEMVVTGRLRNMRQLGPFIHRLCFGKETYRLRRRNQRQRIERRETKKCHRIRHFENTFVVETVICDRF